ACCGTACGTCAGCTCCGCGCACATCGGGTCCAGATCAATTCCGCCGCATTGCTGGAAGTAGGTGAACTGGGTGATTTCCAGCCCGTCCAGCATCACCTGCCAGCCGACACCCCATGCCGCCAGCGTCGGCGCCTCCCAGTTGTCCTCTTCGAACTTGATGTCGTGCTGTCGCAGGTCAATCCCGATCGCCTCCAGCGAGCGCAAGTACAGCCCCTGCACATCCTCGGGCGGAGGTTTAAGGATCACCTGCATCTGCAAGTGTTTGTAAAGACGATTCGGGTTCTCGCCGTAGCGTCCATCGGCTGGACGCCGCGACGGCTGGTAGTACGCCACGCGGTACGGCTGCGGCCCCAGCACGCGCAGAAAGGTTTCCGGCGCCATCGTTCCCGCTCCGACTTCCACGTCATGCGGCTGCTGCAGCACGCACCCGTAGTCGGCAAAGAAATTCGACAGCTTCAGGACCAGTTCCTGAAACGTAGGCGCGTTTTGTTTATTGGGCATTTAGCTTTTAGCCTTTAACTCTTAGCTGGAACGTTTCTGGCTCCGAGCTAAGAGCTAAGGGCTGACAGCTAATAGCTACTGAAGCCTCTCCAGCATGCTTGCCGTCACCAGCTTCTTCTCCAAATGCCGTTCCAGAATCTGCACCAGGCACTTTCTCAGGTCCGCCGCCTTGGCCTTGGGCCATGCCTGCTCCGCCATCGAATCCACCGGCGCTCGAAACATCTCCGCCGCCAGCGCCCGCGATTCCGGCGTCATCTCGCTCGAGGCCAGGCGCTTGTCGTTCGGACACATCAGCCCGTCCACCAGCGCGTGATAATACGCCCTGCTGCCGTTCAGTCTTTCGCCGCAAACCACGCATTCCCCGAGTTCCGGCAGGAACCCGGCCAGGCGCGTCAGCCACAGCTCGAAGTACGTCAGCGGCATCCAGATGGCGCCCGCGCGCAGCGTTCGCAACACCGACAAAGTCAGCCGGAAGATGGCGTCGTTGGCCTCGCGATCGGGCAGCAATTCGTCGAGCAGTTCCGCCACGTGTCCCAGCGCCACCGCCCGCGGATAATCCACCGCCCCGGTCAGCGGCGATTCCAGTATCTCGCACGAGTCGATGCGTGCCAGCTCCTGCCGCTCGCGATCCTCGTAATACAGCTTGACCACCGTCAGCGGCTCCAGCGCGCCCCCGAAACGCCGCTTTGACTTCTTTGCCGAGCGCGCCACGCCGCGCACCTTGCCTTCCGCGCGGGTGAAAAAAGTCACCAGCAGATCAGCCTCGCGCAGCGGGTAGCTGCGCAGCACGACCGCCTCGGATTCCTTGAGAGGCATAAGGCTTCGATTGGCTAAAGCGCCGGTTCCAGCGTGGGTAAACCATGATTCTAACTGAGGCACGCAGGCAGGGAAAGCGCACCCCCACTTCTTTCCGCCTGCGTCCAGAATGCCTCAGAATCGGGGCAGCTGCTTCATCTCCCCGGTTCCTGCGAGGCGGAGGCTACCGCTACTCCGTGGGAAAAAGACGAAAGCGCGCATCCCACTCCGGAATGCGCGCCGCAATGCTGGAAAATTTTTGTTTACGCCGGGGTGCGGCCGTAGTACGCCGCGTTACGCTCGGTGAATTGTTTCCACTTGTCCGGCAGGTCGTCGAGCGCAAAAATCGCCGATACCGGGCACACCGGCACGCACGCTCCGCAATCAATGCATTCCACGGGATCGATATACAGCATTTCCTCGCTGGCGTGCGCCGGCTCGTCCTTCTTGGGGTGGATGCAGTCCACCGGGCAGGCATCGACGCAGGCCGTGTCCTTGGTGCCGATGCAGGGTTCCGCAATTACGTATGCCATTGGTCGTTTCTCCCCTTCGCTGCTGGGTCTGTATGTAAGAATCTAGCCGAAGGCCGGGATTTTAGCAAAACCCCCGCGCCCTCAACCAGCATTATGCAATCGCTGGTTCTCTCTCTGCCGCCGGTTCGTATTCGGTGATATATCCCGCCACCGCGCTTGCCGCCACCGTCAGCGGGCTGGCCAGGTACATCTGCCCCGGCCCGCTACGTCCCGGAAAATTGCGGTTCTGCGCGCTGATCACCACCTGGTCCGGCCGCGTCGAAACCCCCGGCCCGGCATTGATGCAGGCGCCGCAACTGGGCTCGATAACGATCGCCCCCGCCTGCTTGAACACCTCCAGGTAACCGCGGCGAATGCAGTAGTCGCGGGTCTCCTGCGATCCGAACTGGATGTAGAACTTCACCGAAGCGGCAACCCGCCTGCCCTGCTTCAGCGCATCGGCGAGCACGCGCGCGTACATGTCCATGTCTTCATTCTTGCCGGCAGTGCACGTGCCGCCGTAAGCGATCTCGACCGGCACCGGCGTGTTCAGATCGCGCACGAACTTGCCGTTGCCGGGATCGCCCGGCGTCGCCACCATCGGGTAAATCTCGTTGGCATCGAGTTCGATCACGTGCGCGTACTCGGCATCGGAATCGCTCTGCAATCCCCGGGTAAGCTTCTCCGCCTGAGCCCGGTCCATGCCGCGGCGCTCCACCAGGAAGTCCACAACCTTCTTGTCCGGCGCAACAATGCCGGTGAAGCCGCCGATCTCCGCCGCCATGTTGGTCAGCGTCGCGCGCTCATCCACGCTCAACTCTTCCACCGCTTCGCCCGCGTACTCGATGACCTTCGCCAGCGCTTTGCCGCTGCGCACGTAATCCAGAGCCAGCACGGCAAGGATGAAATCCTTCGCCGTCACGTTCGGCTTGCGGCGCCCGCGGATCAGGACTTTTACCGACTCCGGCACCTTCACGCGAACGTCTTTCGTGATCCACGAATTGAATACGTCAGTCGTTCCGATGCCGAAGGCCACGCAGCCGATGGCGCCGACGTGCGGCGTGTGCGAGTCCGAGCCGACGTTCACCTGCCCGGGCAGCGCATAGCTCTCGATCATCACCGAGTGGCAGATGCCCTCGCTGCCCTTGCGATCTTTCAATTCGCCGTGCAGCTGGATGCCCTGTTCTTTGGCGAAGTCCTGCTGCTTGAACTTGAGCTGCGTCGCCAGGTCCAGCAGCCCCATCTTGCGCTTTTCTTCCGACATCACTTCATCGAGGAAAGTCAGGTGATCGCGAAAGAACTTGATACTGTCTCGATCGTTCACCGGCACGCCCTTGCCCACGAAGTGGTCGTAGAAAATGGCCGCCATCGGGGTGACGTACTCGTGCGAGAAACGCAGGTCAACGCGCGTGAATCCGGTGTCGCCGGGGCGGACGGCTCTCGGCAGTCGGCCCTCGGTTGTCGGCTGTTGGCTGTCGGCGGGACCCTGCCGCTCATGGCCCGATGGCCGATGGCCGATAGCCGACGGCCCATCCACCATATGGCTCGCAAAGATCTTTTCCGCGATCGTCATCGCCCGCGACCCCGTGCTAATCGCCGGCACCGTAACTTTCCCCTGGATGCGCGCCACGTTGAACGGAAACAGGCCCCCATATTCGATCACCTGGCGCGTGATCTCGTCCTCGCCGTGGGTGAAGACAGAGAGCGGAATCTCCTCGCCGCGGCGCACGCAATCGATGAGCGAGAAATCGGTCGAGGTCAGCAGGCCCAGGTTCTGGCAGTTTTGTTTGTATATGCGTTCGATGTTCTCCGCGATCACCAGATGAATTCCGGCGCAGCGCTCCGCATACGGCGACTGCTCGCGGCTGGACCCTTTGCCGCGCCGCTTGCCGCTCACCGCGGCCACGAAGCCGCCTCGCTTGACGTCGCCGCGCTTGATGGGCGTTTCCTGGCCGCACTTCAGCCCGGTGTAGGGAAATTCGCCCAGCGTCTCGTCGAAGAAGAAACAGATGTGCGCCGGGGTGATCTCGTCGGTGGAAATGTCGTCGCGCAGCTTGGGGTTTTTCTCCGGATGCGCCGTGTCCCACGGCAGGTCCCAGCCGGCAAGCTGCTTGCGGATCAGTTCCGGGTCCTCCGTCAGAAACAGGATCCGTCCCTGCAAACGCACCTGCGCGGGACGCTTTTCGATCTTCCGATCCAGGAGAGACTTGATCACACGCCGTCCTCGTCTTTTTCTTGTGCTCCCTATCCTTATTGTACGATGCTGGACGGCCTTCGGCCGGTTCCCGGCTGCGATCACCCCGGAACCCGGGCTGAAGGTTTGCGGTCCATCCCTGCCCAATAGCGGTTGATCGCGGCGAGAGATCCTCGCCTGCCGTGCGCGACATCTCAGTATTCGAAGTTGACGCAGGAGGCGCGCCATGACGGGAACAGTTGCTGCCATTCTCTTGTGGGCGGTGCTCGGAAACTACCAAACAATAGTTCCGCCGGGAACCGCGTTGCCGATCAGTCTGGATTGCACGCTCGACGCCCGGAAAGTAAAACCCGGCCAGCCGATTTCCGGCACCATTGCGCAGGATGTGCCCTTGGGCGA
This portion of the Terriglobales bacterium genome encodes:
- the recO gene encoding DNA repair protein RecO, which codes for MPLKESEAVVLRSYPLREADLLVTFFTRAEGKVRGVARSAKKSKRRFGGALEPLTVVKLYYEDRERQELARIDSCEILESPLTGAVDYPRAVALGHVAELLDELLPDREANDAIFRLTLSVLRTLRAGAIWMPLTYFELWLTRLAGFLPELGECVVCGERLNGSRAYYHALVDGLMCPNDKRLASSEMTPESRALAAEMFRAPVDSMAEQAWPKAKAADLRKCLVQILERHLEKKLVTASMLERLQ
- a CDS encoding aconitase family protein yields the protein MIKSLLDRKIEKRPAQVRLQGRILFLTEDPELIRKQLAGWDLPWDTAHPEKNPKLRDDISTDEITPAHICFFFDETLGEFPYTGLKCGQETPIKRGDVKRGGFVAAVSGKRRGKGSSREQSPYAERCAGIHLVIAENIERIYKQNCQNLGLLTSTDFSLIDCVRRGEEIPLSVFTHGEDEITRQVIEYGGLFPFNVARIQGKVTVPAISTGSRAMTIAEKIFASHMVDGPSAIGHRPSGHERQGPADSQQPTTEGRLPRAVRPGDTGFTRVDLRFSHEYVTPMAAIFYDHFVGKGVPVNDRDSIKFFRDHLTFLDEVMSEEKRKMGLLDLATQLKFKQQDFAKEQGIQLHGELKDRKGSEGICHSVMIESYALPGQVNVGSDSHTPHVGAIGCVAFGIGTTDVFNSWITKDVRVKVPESVKVLIRGRRKPNVTAKDFILAVLALDYVRSGKALAKVIEYAGEAVEELSVDERATLTNMAAEIGGFTGIVAPDKKVVDFLVERRGMDRAQAEKLTRGLQSDSDAEYAHVIELDANEIYPMVATPGDPGNGKFVRDLNTPVPVEIAYGGTCTAGKNEDMDMYARVLADALKQGRRVAASVKFYIQFGSQETRDYCIRRGYLEVFKQAGAIVIEPSCGACINAGPGVSTRPDQVVISAQNRNFPGRSGPGQMYLASPLTVAASAVAGYITEYEPAAEREPAIA
- a CDS encoding ferredoxin family protein, which produces MAYVIAEPCIGTKDTACVDACPVDCIHPKKDEPAHASEEMLYIDPVECIDCGACVPVCPVSAIFALDDLPDKWKQFTERNAAYYGRTPA